The DNA region AAATCCTGATATAACAgataatgaatataaaagatttGCATAAGCGAGATAATGCTATTGTTATAGGGTAAAAGAAGATGATTCATAAGATCATTACAAGACTCAAAGAATATGGTAACAATAACTGAATTCTCACCAGAAGTTAAAGTCCCAGTTGGAAGCATAACCATGCAAAGTGTCGTGGCGGCAAGAACAATCGCATAGACTGTTTCTAACTGTTGGATCAACCACTCATTTGAGGAAAAACTATGGAAGAAAGGACTAGCATTGGCATCAATTAGATCAAGATTCTTCCTGATAAAACGATCTTGCCCCGCAAATGCCCTTATTGTCATAGATCCAGCAACAGTTTCAGCTACATGATTAGCCACAGAGGATTTTGTTGTGCCATCCATCCGCATAAATTCTTTTGCACATGCATAGTAGTGTCTCTATTGTAAAAAAGAAGATTAATCCTTCACATTTTCACTATATCCAActattgaaaatataaaaatcatttATTGTCTTTACTCTTTACTCAATACCTTGAGCTTTTGGGATGGTCATCATGATACCATATAAATGATTTAACAAAGTGGTGAAGAATAAGGTCCGTTAACATTTCCATTCCTTAAATAAATTGAATTTAACCTTAATATTGGTAGGTTTTGTGAGTTATTCCTGCTTCAGTTTTGCAATATTGGTTCATGATACCAACCAAAAAATTTGTAAATTCTGTGGTTTAAGCATGTTACCAAAAGATTCCAGAAATTACCTAAAGCATCCCCCCAACCCTTTCTTTCAAAGAAGAATGAATATGTGAAGTTAAATATGGTTGCTTTCTGATCTAGTTAGTTTAAAAAGAAGCACCGTTTAATTACTGCAATTcgtaatataattaaaattagaaTATGTTACATTACCTGCAAGCGTATTACGACATAAACCATTGGTATAGAGATAAACAAGACTTGCCAAGTGATGGCTGTTAAGACTAAAAGATCAGCATAACAGCACATAGAACTTCCCACAGCAAAAGTGAGGTTAAATGGGATATCAAGATCCAGAATGCTCAGATCTGCCGAGACCTAAAccaggaagcaaacagtcaaaATCCTAAGTAAAAGTGAGGTTAAATGGGATATCAAGATCCAGAATGCTCAGATCTGCCGAGACCTAAACCAGGAAGCAAACAGTGATATTTTCACTACATCTCATTGAAGGGTAAAAACTAGCTAGGAAGCTTACCCGACTAAGTATCCTTCCCAAAGGTGTGGAGTCATAAAAAAACATTGGTGCACGGAAAAGGGAGTTCATTAACTGTGAAAATAACGATTTTGATGATTGAACACCCAAAGCAACAACAAGAAAACTTCTAATCGTTAAGAAAATTACGGATCCAAGTCCTATGAGCAAGTAAACAAGAATTAATTGCAACGTTCCGACGTGGGGGTTGTCAACATTAGCAGCCATCCATGAGTTTTGAATTATCTGGCAAATCACAAACATAAGGAAAGAAAGAGTGCCTACAGAGAAGTATATGTAACCTCTGCTCTGATTCAGATACTGTAAATAAGGCTTGAGCCCTTTGtatcctctttctctctcttcttgcTTAATTAATTCATCACCATTTAATGCTTTAAACTGCTCCTGTTTGAAAGATTGTATAATCTCTCTACCAGAATTTGAATGTCTCTGGGAAGAAGTAACGTCTACAAGCCGGTCAGAACCAGCAGTCTCTTTGTGAGCATTGACTAGGTCCTGGAATTCTTGGCTTGAGGTCAATAGATTGTGATAAGGAGCAGCTTGTAGGGATTTTCCATCTGACATCAACTGCAGAGATAAAAGTTACTGTCTCCGTTCCAGAATGTTTGTGGAGACCAAAGAttacaaaaaaatataacttcaaatttgttatatatttacAATTTATAGTTAGAGacacaataaagaaataaatacAAAGCCTGAAGATGATAGAAATTACCAAAACAGAATCAAATGCTGGGAGGAAGTCAACTTGATGAGTCACAAGTAGAACTGTCTTTCCGGTAAGTCCTTCAAATATGTATTCCTgtcaaatttcaaaaaaattcagtAAAAATGATGTTGAAGATACAAATACAGTTTGTGAAAAAAGCAAGGAATCATTACATTGATCAAATTTGTGGCTGTGTGAGCATCAACAGCACTGAATGGATCATCCAGGAGATATACATCAGCATTCTGATAAAGAGCACGGGCTAGTTGAATTCGCTGCTTCTGACCTCCACTTAGGTTAACTCCTCTCTCGCCTATTTCAGTGAGGTCACCATGGGGAAACAACTCAAGGTCCTTAACAAGGGAGGATCTATGAAGTGTTTCTTGATACCTTTGAACATCTAAAGCTGATCCAAACAAAATATTTTCCTGTATTGTTCCTCTTTGTATCCATGCTGTTTGAGAAACATAAGCAAATTTCCCATAAACTTCAATCTGTAAATCACAAAATAGAATCtgacatcaatttaaaaataCTGCTAAAATGAAAGTTGAGTTTTGGAACTAAATAACATAAATCTGTAATAAGCGTAAAAGGAGCAAAAACTTACATTTCCTTTGGTATTGGGGACTTCTCCAAGAATTGCTGCTAAGAGAGTTGATTTGCCTGAGCCAACTTCTCCACAAATAGCTATCTTTTTCCCAGGACtaacatttaaatttatgtttctTAATGTTGGCTTTGATGCATTACCTTCCCATGAAAATTCAGCAGAGTTAATTAAAATTGTGCCCTTGAGCTTCTCGTCAAAGCACATGTTTCTGACTTTTTCTCTCTGCAGCTCTGGTGCATCAAGGAAGTTTACAATCCGGGTAAATGCAATATTTGCTTGAATAACAACTCCAATAACATCTGGGATGGTTGCAATTGGATATTGCACAAGACGTAAAGTTGCCACAAAAGTGAAAAGATTATTTGCATGTAAAGGAACTTTCAAGAAGTAACATGCCACAAAGGTAGCAGCAGAGACAAACATGGGTGCAGACCAAAAGATAATGACATTATATCCTTTTTGTAACAGCACTGAAGATAACCATTTAAGTTCCACATTTCTTAAGCTTTCTATAGCATTTTTAAAATGGATTTCCCACGCATAAAACTTCAACACTTTGACATTCACTAGAGCCTCCGAACTAGCCTTTAATCTTTCATCTTGTGCCCTTAACAGTTTGCTCATAAACTTATGCTGTAACTTTGCTATTGGAGCATTGAAAAGAACAGTGAGAACTATCACCACCAATGAGGCAATTGTTGCAAGTCCAACAGCACGAACGAGAATTACTAGTGCAATACATAGTTGGAGGATCGTTGTCCAAGTCTGGTGAAACCAAAATGGAAATTCTCCAACTCTGTAAGAATCTACTGTCACATAACTCATTATCTCACCACCAGAGTGAACCAATCTAGCAGCATTGGATAACCTCAATTGTTTTTTATAAATGGCTGCAGTAAGTAATGATTTAACTTTCATACCAACTAGTCTACTACGAAAATACCATTGCCTTTGAGATAGGGATTCTATGATCTTTATAAAGAAAAGTGATATGGCCAATACATGACCTTCATATTTGAAACTTCCATTATCCTCAGAAACTAATACAAAGGCATTCAGGATTACAGGGCAAGAAGACAAACTGAGTACCTTGAGTAGTGCAAAGAACCCTGATATCAAAATCTCTCTCTTGTGGCAAGAAACTATTGCCCATAAAATGGATGAACGTGATGATGATCGGTCCTTTTGCTTCTGCCTGTTTAACTGATCTTCAAAAAAGAAATAGCACCTTTCTGCTCGTTCAGGCTCCCTCAACCTTGGCATATCCTCATCCTGAAGTGTTCTTTCCTGACCCCTTTTCATCAATGGATTCAACCACCAAAATGACATCCTACTAAAAAATCCAGCTTTGGCAAATGCAGTTACATAGCTAACAGGATCAACTTCATTGAACTTGGTATTTAAAGGGGCATAAAGGCTTTCATCAATTTCTCTGTCAGTGTCTTCAGATTTGCATGTTTTGTATGTGCATAAGAGGAGTAAAGCTGCTCCTGGAAATGACAGAACATCTAAAGCTACCTTGAGGGAAAGTTCTCTGCTGCTAAAAGCATAAGATATGGATAAAGCACAGAAAATGCCAGAAACAAAGATTACAAGAATAGAAAACACCCACAACCATGCTCTTGAAATTTGTTTCAGCTGAAAACTTTGAGTTAAACTGATTAACATCCATGTGAATCCTTGAAAGAATTCTAGTAACCACCAATTTAGAGGGAGAACACTGTGGGTTTTCCTTAACTTCTCTTCAAAAACCCAAATGCCTATGCACAAATGCAACATCCCAAGAGAGCCACTAGTTATGGCAGAAACTAGCTGCAACTTTGGTAATCTTTCTACCCGGAGTAGACCCCGAACTGGTTCTGACAAACACTTGTGGATCATAACGAGTGACATCATTATCAGAAGTAACACATCAAAGAAAATGGTCAACAAATGGTTGATGCATGTGGAAGGATCTTTCATAAGCTTGAAATCATAACAGAAAGGCTCTCCTCCTGTCCCAGAACAACCAGAATCCCCACCACAAATCATGTTCCAAAAACCTTCCATATTACTTCCAGCTTCTTTTGCTTCTCAAACTCTGTAATTTCAATTGCAACAAAAAGCATATCATTGAAAACTTTGTCCTGAAACTTCAACAATAGTTAAACTCAAAACATATGTACGTCTATAAGCTTCAGCAAAAGAAGCCAACTTGCTAACATTATAAGAAGCTGATTTTACAAGAAAAAGAATTATCTGAACCGTAGAGAAAAACCAATATTAGAGTATAATAGTAATAGCTTGTGTAAGAAGCTTTGCTTCTAGTATAATATAGTAGTCAAGTCATAGTTGTATTCACCCTTTCTGGTTTTCTGTTATGGTATCCAGAGCCTAACCGTTTCTGTAGACCATGGAAGCAGTTACGGCgcctccaccacctccaccgccTCCACCGCCTCTACCGCCGTCTCCGCCGCCGCACCGCTTCAAGCTGCCATCTCTGTCATCGTATACGATTTCTGAGAAACTCTGTGATCGTAATTTCTTGCTGTGGAAGCAGCAAGTGGAACCAATCTTCATGTTTTGATTCAAGATCCAGCGATTCCTCCTCGGTTTGCGACGGGACACGATCGTGTCGCTGGGATGATAATCTCTTGAAGAAACATGATAATctctttaaaataaaattgatttgcaaataaaattcataatacactaaacaaaacTAGAACACTttaaaataatgatgataatctCTTGAAGAAGACTTAGGGCTTGGAAatgagttttggaaaatgagaagtatCGACGATCCTAGTTTGGGGAAACCCTGTGTGCTTTGGCaccttttgctcgatgagcagctTGTTGTTAGGCTACCTAAAGGATAAGCCTGGGAGactaataagtttctaagtacgttgatactcttttgctcgctGAGCTGTTTTCGACCATCTACAGGATAAGTCAGGTGACTCGAGTAGTCATCAAGGGTGTTTGCACtctttttgttgttggagttttgGTCGATGAATCGGCATTTACCTTAGGGTGttttagagacaatattctTAGCTAGATACTTTGCGTTGTGAGGATGATACGacgtttggctaaccatattgcatcattcattcaCATTGAGGCTAAAGCGGTGGGACATCGGGCCTCGGTGAAACCATAATGATCGGAAGATCAGGTTTTCAcataagaacaccaagagtgtttCTTTGGTAGTAGATAGTAAGGTTAAACCTATGGGTTAGGACCGATCTGACTACATTTAGGtggtaagcgacacccgagcgtaATGGTTAAACACAAGGCATGTGTTAGGACTAACTTTAACTCTGATACCAagtcaaacaaccacttatcccaaaagcttaagctgttgggtaagggtcactttaatggttttatattatattctaacacgccccctcacgcaagagccctttgggcttgtagcgtggataaatgcacatgcccacctaccatgtgcttaattaaattcgactttttaattagaaagtgaagggagcaaggatcgaactctagacctctcggccattagaggctctgataccaagtcaaacaaccacttgtcccaaaagcttaagctgttgggtaagggtcactttaatggttttatattatattctaacagggATGTTGCACATTAGCTCCTACTAGGTTTCTTGAGCTCAAGGACAAGCTCAATGTTAGGATTCCTTTGCAAGGAACCCACATTGAGCGGGGGAGTATTAGAGTATAATAGTAATAGCTTCTGTAAGAAGCTTTGCTTCTAGTATAAATATAGTAGTCAAGTCATAGTTGTATTCACCCTTTCAATAATACAATACCAGATTCAGTTACTCTCTCTACCTTTCTGGTTCCTTTCTGGTTTTCTGTTAACCAAAAAGTAAAAAAGGTCcaataatcactttttttataTCTCTGAACGTGAACACTAATCAATCATGTCGAATTACAGTCAAGAATGTAGAAAGCCAGCTTGTGGAGACAGTAGCATGACGTGGCGAACTTCAAGAGTTACCAAATGTGAAATAAATACAAATACAACAGTTATGATACATAAACAGTACAAACACTAATCAAACACCTCATTTTATTCTCTATCTCTCcttttctatcacatcacatcATATCTTGCATCcattacttctcttttctctctcaGAGAGTCTAAACACCTTGGTGGTCTACCAAACATTTTCCCAAATACAAAAGACACCTTTCAGCTCTCAATACGTGCAAATCCACCAAATAACTTCCAACCTTGATTTATAAAGTGCTAACACTATTTTCACTGCCACTCACTTGTTTTTTCGGTCTCACTCTATGATTTATATATAGACAGTGGTGCTTACACCAGAAACTCTTTGGTTCAGAGAATcagaaagaaaggaagagagaatcaggaaaaaaaaaacaaacaaaatacaGTGCATTGAGCTcttttcaataaataaataagaaacaAGAGAAGCATTTAAGCATTAATATCACAACAATAACATAATAAACACACAATAACAATcaatgaaaaaagaaataatGCAAATTCATACCAGTAGCCAAAAGAGTCTAGGACCAAGTACTTGTTACTCAATTGAGGCAtgcatttttgaaaataacatgGCTGGATGTGATGAAAGCATGCAAAGGAAGAGTGAGTGGAGAGAGAACAATGAGCATATATCTATAGAATTTGAAAAATATGATGCTGTCATGTTTGAATTTATGTTTACATCTATCTTCATAAATTTTAGAACATCTCACAAgcttaacattatataaaaaatagagAGATATCATGGCTCACATTCCCTCCAATTCTTTCACTTCAGTTTacttatgtgttttttttaaataaaaatagacaCTCATATTTACAGCCCTTATACCCATTTTGTTGCGGTTTTTTACCACCACATAACTTTTTGGGTGTCAAAAACTGCTACAAAAAAGGGTGTATGAAAGTGGTATGTACTATTGTGTGTGTGGTACACTAATAAGAGTAGAGTACACTTAAAGAAATGTGGTATATAAATATTCCACGTACCACATCATAGATTCATAGTGTTATTAGGTGGTCACCCATTAATAGAGAGTGCACCCTCTGACCCTAGAATTGCTCTGAAATTTCAGCCCCAATGATGCTAAATTATTTCAATGTGATCCTCGTGTTGTGGTCAAATTGGTCCTTTGATTATCTCCCAGCTGTAGAGAACTTCGACTTCAAAGCTACATCATATTTTAATcaaatgtttaagaattgttttaAATTATAGTACTTGATGCTCCTAATAACCTCCCtaatcattaaataaaaaatatttaataattctATGTTggtaaaattaaatatattttttattaaaattatactGAATCAATTTTATCTCAGTTTTGAAAGATTTTatgttcctatttatctgttaattttaaaatttcaaggCAAGATCAATTTTGCTTTGCCCATTACACTCTTaccttaaataattttaaatggtggtaggaaaattgatGAGTCAAAATATATAAGGGAGATAAGGCCTATTATGAAGTTAaatagtaattttaataaagaTAAAACCATTAATATTTTCCTAATAATTGTGTTAAAACTTTAATGTGACGGATAAAAAAGAATGGAACTATTAGGTGTGGCATGGTGGTTACTCACCCATCCTTTAACCATGAGGTTAGAAGTTTGGTCCTTGCCCATGGTGGTCAGCTATTTACCTCTTAGAGCACCAAACACTCACAATGAGAGGACTAATCATTATTCTAGACAGTAATTACCCTGATAtaagtaaaatataaaaaagaactAGTACTTCTTTAAAAAAGTAACAAGAAGATTGATATAGCATTGTTCCAAATCTAGTACATAAAAATTACGAAACATTAATTAATGGTGGACAAGACAATATTTATTATCTTTCTCAACCCTCACATCAATTATTTAAGAATAGAGGTAATATTTGAGCAGGTAAATAATTATTGTTCAGAATCTTAAGTGCTTCTATTAACAATGATTATGCTGCGAAAAATAGTGTTGTAACTTCAAATTTTCCTAGCAtggataacttgtctttgagAAAATGATTGAGGTACATTTTGCCAACCACCCTTCATCTACATATAGGTCTAAAGTATTATATATATGCACGTTGtgttatttatatatttgtgtTTACTGCGTGTCAATATATATAAAATCTTAGGGTCACTTAAAA from Lotus japonicus ecotype B-129 chromosome 2, LjGifu_v1.2 includes:
- the LOC130738180 gene encoding ABC transporter C family member 10-like — translated: MEGFWNMICGGDSGCSGTGGEPFCYDFKLMKDPSTCINHLLTIFFDVLLLIMMSLVMIHKCLSEPVRGLLRVERLPKLQLVSAITSGSLGMLHLCIGIWVFEEKLRKTHSVLPLNWWLLEFFQGFTWMLISLTQSFQLKQISRAWLWVFSILVIFVSGIFCALSISYAFSSRELSLKVALDVLSFPGAALLLLCTYKTCKSEDTDREIDESLYAPLNTKFNEVDPVSYVTAFAKAGFFSRMSFWWLNPLMKRGQERTLQDEDMPRLREPERAERCYFFFEDQLNRQKQKDRSSSRSSILWAIVSCHKREILISGFFALLKVLSLSSCPVILNAFVLVSEDNGSFKYEGHVLAISLFFIKIIESLSQRQWYFRSRLVGMKVKSLLTAAIYKKQLRLSNAARLVHSGGEIMSYVTVDSYRVGEFPFWFHQTWTTILQLCIALVILVRAVGLATIASLVVIVLTVLFNAPIAKLQHKFMSKLLRAQDERLKASSEALVNVKVLKFYAWEIHFKNAIESLRNVELKWLSSVLLQKGYNVIIFWSAPMFVSAATFVACYFLKVPLHANNLFTFVATLRLVQYPIATIPDVIGVVIQANIAFTRIVNFLDAPELQREKVRNMCFDEKLKGTILINSAEFSWEGNASKPTLRNINLNVSPGKKIAICGEVGSGKSTLLAAILGEVPNTKGNIEVYGKFAYVSQTAWIQRGTIQENILFGSALDVQRYQETLHRSSLVKDLELFPHGDLTEIGERGVNLSGGQKQRIQLARALYQNADVYLLDDPFSAVDAHTATNLINEYIFEGLTGKTVLLVTHQVDFLPAFDSVLLMSDGKSLQAAPYHNLLTSSQEFQDLVNAHKETAGSDRLVDVTSSQRHSNSGREIIQSFKQEQFKALNGDELIKQEERERGYKGLKPYLQYLNQSRGYIYFSVGTLSFLMFVICQIIQNSWMAANVDNPHVGTLQLILVYLLIGLGSVIFLTIRSFLVVALGVQSSKSLFSQLMNSLFRAPMFFYDSTPLGRILSRVSADLSILDLDIPFNLTFAVGSSMCCYADLLVLTAITWQVLFISIPMVYVVIRLQRHYYACAKEFMRMDGTTKSSVANHVAETVAGSMTIRAFAGQDRFIRKNLDLIDANASPFFHSFSSNEWLIQQLETVYAIVLAATTLCMVMLPTGTLTSGFIGMALSYGFSLNDSLVYSIRSQCILENYIVSVERLNQYMHIPSEAREVTEENRPPVNWPAAGKVEIQDLQIRYRPGGPLVLHGITCTFEGGHKIGIVGRTGSGKSTLMGALFRLVEPAGGKIVVDGIDISSIGLHDLRSSIGIIPQDPTLFIGTVRYNLDPLSQHSDQEIWEVLGKCQLRESVQDKGGLDSSVVEDGSNWSTGQRQLFCLGRALLRRSRILVLDEATASIDNATDLILQKTIKSEFADCTVITVAHRIPTVMNCTMVLGINEGMLAEYDEPMKLMKRERSLFRQLVKEYWSHFQSAESHWKL